The genomic interval agtttctctcttcttttttatctttaagaaatatataatgcctcggacAACATCTAATGCCATAGCAAACTTTTGTAGTATACCTAGAAGGTTTTTCCATGAAATCAAACCCAATGATATCATCAATACCAAGGGCTTTTAGCTGCAAAACAACATTGGAGAGGTTGCATCTTTTGATCTCAGGAACAGTAGTATCTGCAAGTTTACCAAACTCACTCTCAGGGTACAATCGAAAGCACTTTCCAGGCCCTTCTCGTCCGGCACGACCACTGCAAGAGAAATGGATGAAGTCATATTATGAAAGTAGGTTAAGCCTGAGAGCACTAAAGTCTAAAGGCAGACTTTCTCATATGACGCTTGAAATCCAGAAATTGCATGCAACTTATGATATAACTTACCTTCTTTGTAGAGCCTGTGCTTTCGAGGTAGGAATGATAATCAATGACTCCATACCAGTCACTGGATTGTAAGAACGAGCTTTGACCAACCCAGCATCTATAACATACTTAATACCAGGAATAGTTACAGAAGTTTCTGCAATATTTGTTGCTAGAATAACCTATTTAAACCATAAAGAAACTATGAGAATGATGTCGACTATGCACATACATGATGTGAAACATTAAGGATGTAGTTCATAATATAcaatattaagaaaaagagggggGAAATGCAAAATAAAGGTAAGGTGTCATTTTGTAAACAACTATAATGAACATTATATCATAATTGTCAAGAATACAAAACACTATAGAAgaaacaatggagcaatagtaGAAATATGCTTACAAGAATATGACAGCATCTCAGAAGCATCAATATTCAGTTTAAAATCCAACAACAATAAAAGGTTTGAGAACATCAAGAAACAAGGATGTTTCTTATATGTCACATGCTTTAACAATATTAGAGCGTTGACAATTATTACATggaacaaaatattcaaaacaaacaatcaaaaaCTTGAGCCTATGATTGCTGCAAGTTACAACCATAATCATAATTATTATCCCTTTATTAAGCACTATGCAAGATTATACACTAGTAATATTTACATGAATTAAGTCATTTTTCATTACATTAATTGGAGTTTTCTGAGGTCTAGGTGCAAGCGCAATAAAACATAAAAATTCACAAGACAAACTTGTCATACCTTTCGAAAACCAGAAGGAGCAGGCTTAAAGGCATTCATTTGTTGCTCTGAGGGGAGTGATGCATAAATAGGGACAACCAGAAGATTTTGACTGCTATCAGGCAGTTGCTTGATGCGTTCATTGATGAGCCTTTCAACCGATTCAATCTCATCTTGCCCAGTTAAAAATGCAAGAATATCTCCAGCAGTCTCCTCCAAATGTATCTACCACATACAGAGAGTTGATCAGGATGGTATTGAATAAGGCAATACCAAAATTGCAAGTTATTATTATCTTCCATTGTGAAATTACAAGATCGGTAGGACAACACCAAACTTTGCCAATATTCTAAACGTGAGAATGGCAAGAAAAAATGATGATTCACTACAAAAGTTAATCCATCGCTATCCTGCTGTAGGTCAAAGTAAATCAAGGAAAACATATGGTTTCACTTCAAAAGTCAGAACACAAATGCATATCGTGCTGTAGGTCAAAGAAAATTACATGATTAAAGAAGAATCTTAAAAACAAAGACAGGGATATCAACCTGAAAAATGGTAATTAGGGTAGCATCGAGGTAATCTGGCTCAGGTtgataagtataaagtatttctACAGGGTATTGGCGCCCATGAATGTGAACAGCTTTCGCACCACAGAAGTACTCAGAGAAGCACCGTGCATCCAAACTGGCAGACATAATTATCAACTTCAAGGAAGTAAGTTTTGCAATTTGACATGGCATAAGGGAGAAGTTGCCAGACTTTGCTAGGCCATCACCAGCTTCCTTGCTCAAGTTGTTCTCCTTATTAGTAGCATGAGACCGTGCAAGTTGCACTTTCTTCATCAACCCAAGCAGCACGTCTGTGTGCACTGTTCTTTCATGAGCTTCATCAATAATGATGACACTATATCTAGACAGAAAGGGATCCAGCTGTGCTTCCCTGTAGATATGTGACCAACCTTACTAGTCAGCAAAAACAATAGTAAAACTTCAAATCTGTGTTAGTGGGAAAAACAAGTAATTACATGATCATTGTATTCAATTCTCTTTTTGATTTCATTAAGAATTGATAGGTAAACACAACAAACACTTGGTAGTTGGTTAGAAGGCAATAAATTGTCTTTCAAAGACAAACTGAGTAGAACACAGAATTAAATAAATTGCAAAAGGCATAAGGTTACAAAGAGGAATGATTCTAAGTACCAATGTTATCAGGTTTCACAAATTAATAAACACAAGGCATCGCAATATTAGGAACTACAACAAAGCTGAAAGTTAAGTACAGGAGAAAAATAAATTCATGGAAGAAGGGAGAAGAAAAACTTGTGGACAAAAATAAATCTTAAGTGTAGGCATAATTTCTTTGATCTGCATCTACTCGTTACCTTTCCACACTAATATGTTCCATTCAATTATAGAATTTATTGGTCACCTTTAAATATGTTGATACCATCTCAGCCTATTTCTTTCATTTTATCATCAAAATATGAGCAAGAAAAAAAGAGGGGAGCAATTGCAACTGTGATGTAAAATGCTGATGTTTGTTGTCATCCAATCATGAAACTATCTAAGTTAAGAAACATAGAGCCCTGTTGATGCATAGGTACAAAGAATTGACAAACCATTTGAGCACGGCTGAAATTTGACTTGCCACATATGTGCACTtgcaaatgtttttttttttttttgttaaaatgagTAGCACTGAACCAGAATAGCAGACTGTAATATTTAACATTTGCTAAAATTCTTAAGCACATGGATTGATGCCAAAACATACACAAAAATCTTATAACTAACCTAAGAAGCAAACCATCTGTCATGTACTTAATCCTTGTGGAGCTGGATGTGACATCCTCAAATCTAATAGAATAACCAACCATTTGACCTAGCTTGACACTACATTCTTCAGCTACTCGTTTTGCAACTGTAACAGCAGCAACTCGTCGAGGTTGACTAATGCCAATGGTTTTCCCATCGCGACAAAATCCACCATTGAACAAAAACTGTGGTAGCTCTGCAATAAATTATGCTAAACCATAGTgagtaaatttaaaataaacaaaaaaaatcaatcaaaaaGTAGCAACTAATCACATCATTCTCCTGCATGATGCATGAGCaaaaaaaagatatatataagcgcATATTACACTTGGATATACATTCTTTTAGGATGTTCACTGATACTAGATTCTTAGATATGCTGTTTGCTTCATATTATGTGCATTCTTATTCAACTATCGAGATAGGAAAGTTCATTTGATCTTTTTTCATAGTTAACTGACCCATGGTCTTACTTACAAGTCTACAAGTTGCCACAAAATTTGAGAACTGAGGGTAAAACAGAGATTATTTTATGGAGCAAAAAAAACAAGGACAtccaaaaattttacaagcataaCCAAGGATGGTAATATGGAATATCAACCCTGATAAATACAACCTGAATGCTTTTTGTTATGAATGATGGAAAAATAGATGAGGAAAAAgattaaataagaaaaataggAAGGTAATTCTTAGAGTAGAAAGAATGATGAAATAGGTAAGTGCACAATTGTAATATCAGGAATTCAGGATtttaattatagaaaaaataatttatgaAAAGTAACCAAGTAACGATGAATATTTTCTTCATAACTTA from Zingiber officinale cultivar Zhangliang chromosome 6B, Zo_v1.1, whole genome shotgun sequence carries:
- the LOC121989774 gene encoding pre-mRNA-splicing factor ATP-dependent RNA helicase DEAH10-like — protein: MPSFPQVSSPQDNQHLLANEDHRHQHLLARRQSILLHRKSLPIASVERRLVEEVRKNDTLIIVGETGSGKTTQLPQFLFNGGFCRDGKTIGISQPRRVAAVTVAKRVAEECSVKLGQMVGYSIRFEDVTSSSTRIKYMTDGLLLREAQLDPFLSRYSVIIIDEAHERTVHTDVLLGLMKKVQLARSHATNKENNLSKEAGDGLAKSGNFSLMPCQIAKLTSLKLIIMSASLDARCFSEYFCGAKAVHIHGRQYPVEILYTYQPEPDYLDATLITIFQIHLEETAGDILAFLTGQDEIESVERLINERIKQLPDSSQNLLVVPIYASLPSEQQMNAFKPAPSGFRKVILATNIAETSVTIPGIKYVIDAGLVKARSYNPVTGMESLIIIPTSKAQALQRSGRAGREGPGKCFRLYPESEFGKLADTTVPEIKRCNLSNVVLQLKALGIDDIIGFDFMEKPSRMTIVKSLEQLFLLGALTDDYKLSSPVGHQMAKLPLDPMYSKALILAAEFKCLEEMLIVVAMLSVESIFYFPREKLEEARAARKSFSSPEGDHITMLNVYRTSAESLERNKFANVKEKTLEKKLNKWCRENFINYRSLRHARDIHSQIEGHIQQMGFPASSCGNDTLQFRRCLTASFFLNAAMKQPDGSYRALASGQTVQVHPSSMLFRTKADCIIYNELVRTNQNYIRNVTRVDPLWLPELAPQYFAANS